The Polyangium aurulentum genomic interval AAGGCGGCGCGGATGGCCTGGACGATGCGGTTGATCTGCTCCTTCTGCGGCCCCTCCCAGGAGGCGCGGAGCTTGTCCGCCGTCAGCTCCGTCCCGCCCGCAGCCGCAGGCTTTGCCGCCCCGGGCGCACCCGCCTTCGCGTCCGGCGCGCCCGCGCCGGGCTCGGCAGCCCCCTCCTCGCCGAGCGCGAGGCCCTCCTTCTCGGCGTCGGGCACGTAGCGGAGGATGATGTCGTAGCGCTTGCGCTCGAACGCGCGCAAAAACCCGCTCAGCGCCTGGCGGGGCGTGGATTGGCCGTAGAGGTCGATCGCCGCGGCGTCGACGCGCCACTGGCCGTTCTCGTAGACGAGGAGCAGCTCGTCGCCGTCGGGCATGGCGACCGTGGCGGTGACGAGGGGATCGCTCGCGGGGCGGGCGATCGCGCGGGCGATCTCGAGCACCTCGGCCGGGTTTTCCTTCACGGCGCGGCGGAAGGCCTCGAGCGACATGTTGCGCTTGGCGTCGTCGGAGAGCAGCCGGTAAGCCTCGTCGACCTGCCCGTCCTCGAGGGCGCGAGCATAGGCGCGCAGCGTGTCGCTGGGCCCCTGCTGGACGATCGCGTTCGAGCTGCAGGCGGCCGCGAGCAGCGCGAGAGCCGGGAGCCAGGCCGGAAACTTCACGCAGCCGGCATAGCACAGCCCCGCTCGTCGGGGCTACCATCAGGCCCATGGCGCGCTTCTCCCGGGTCGAACGCAAGACCCACGAGACCGACATCGCCGTCGAGATCGAGCTCGACGGCCAGGGCCGCTCGCGCATCGCGACGCCCCTGCCCTTCCTGTCGCACATGGTCGATCAGCTCGCCCGTCACGGCCTCTTCGACCTGACCGTGGAGGCGAAGGGCGACGTGGAGATCGACGGTCACCACACGACCGAGGACCTCGGGATCGTGCTCGGCACGGCCGTGGCCCGGGCGCTCGGCGACAAGGCGGGGATCGCGCGCTACGGCGAGGCGACCTTGCCCATGGACGAGGCGCTCGTCACGTGCGCGCTCGACCTTTCGGGCCGATCCTATTTCGTGTTCCGCGTGCCGCTGCCCAAGGCGAAGATCGGGACGTTCGACGTGGAGCTGGTACCCGTGTTCTTCGAGGCGTTCGCGCGCTCGGCGGGCTGCAACCTGCACCTGCGCATGCACGAGGGGGAGAACCTGCACCACATCGTCGAGATCAGCTTCAAGGCATTCGCGAAGGCGCTGATGCGCGCGACGCGGATCGACCCGCGCGTGGCGGGGATCCCGTCGACGAAGGGGAGCCTGTAGCCGTGCAGCGCGTCGTCATCGTGGACCTCGGGATGGGCAACCTGCGCAGCGTGGAGCGCGCGATCGTGCAGGCGGCCGAGAACACGGGGAGCGCGTGCGAGGTCCGGCGAAGCGGGGAGGCCGAGGACATCGCCGGCGCCGACAAGGTGGTGATGCCCGGGCAGGGCGCATTCCGCGATTGCGCGGCGCGGCTATCGGGCCCGGTGGGCGAGGCGCTGCGCGAGAGCATCGGGCGCGGCAAACCCTATCTGGGAATCTGCCTCGGGCTGCAGGCGCTCTTCGAGCGCAGCGAGGAGGCCCCCGGGGCTGCGGGCCTCGGGGTTTTCAGGGGCGAGGTTCGCCGCCTCGACGCGGGCGCGGGCACGGACGCGGTGAAGATCCCGCATATGGGCTGGAACCGGCTCGAACGTTCGAGGGAGGCGCGCGGGGCGCTCGAGGCGTGGGGGGAAGAGCCGCCCTACGTCTATTTCGTGCACAGCTACCACGCGGCGCCCGAGGACCCGTCGCTGGTCGTGTTCACCGCGACCCACGGCCCGAACCGCGTCACGGCCGCGATCCAGCGGGACAACGTGACGGCCACGCAATTCCACCCGGAAAAGAGCGGGGCGGTCGGGCTCGCGCTGCTGGGCGCGTTTGTCAGGGAATAACAGGCGGGGCGCTTCAGCCATCCACCTGAAAGAAGCCCGCCACGCCGGGGACCGTCTGGGTCATCGCCGTGACCCCCTCGAGCATCTGCTCCGAAGCGAGGACCCCCTCCACGTGCGCCTCGGGCACCCAGCCCCCTGGCTCGAGCAGCCCGCCGCCCGTCGCCGTCGAGGAGGTCGAGCCCGGGACCGCGCCCGCGTGCAGCGAGATGCGGATGCCCACGCGCCCATCGCGGCGGTCGCGCAAGAGCAGGCGGCCGTAGGCGCTCGCCGCCGCCTCGATGACCTTGCGCCGGATGAGGCGCCCTTGCTCCGGCTCGTCGGGGACCTCGGCGACCATGAGCAGGCTGTTGCCCGCCTCCATCACCACCGAGAGCCCCGCCGCCGAAAGCTCGGCCGAAAGAAAGGGCAGCACCGACTCGAGGTCCACGAGCAGCTCCTCGTCCGGCTCCTCGCACGACGCGTCGTCCACGAAGACCTCCGCGTGCGCCGCGACCGCCGCCCGCTCCTCGACCCACGCCGCCGGCGGGCCCTCGTTCCGCGCCGATTCGAGCGCCGCCGAGAGCTCCGCCACGAACGCCCCCGCCGAGGGAGGCCTGTCGGAGGGCAGCGCGGCGAGCGCGCGCATCACGGGCTCGTCGAGCGCCTCGGGGACCCGCGCCCGCGCGCTCGGGCGGATGGCCGCGCGCGGATCGAGCTTTTGCGAGATCGCGCCCACCTCGCCATCGAAAGGAGGCCGCCCGGTGAGCATGCCATAAGCGAGAATGCCCAGCGCATACACGTCCGTCCGCGCGTCGATGGGCTGCGCGAGGAGCTGCTCGGGCGCCATCCAGAGCATGGTCCCCACGGTCTGCGTCGAGGCCGTCATGGCGGGCCCCTCGGCGCCGAGCGGCTTGGCCACGCCGAAATCGAGGAGCACCACGCGGCGCGCCCCCGCCTCCTCGCATAAAAAGACGTTCGAGGGCTTCACGTCGCGATGGACGATGGACTCGGCGTGAATCGCGTCGAGCGCGCTCGCAATGGGCTCGAGGATCGAAAGGACCTCCTCGGGGGTGAGCCGCCCGCGACGAAAAAGGAGCCTGTCGAGGCTCTCGCCCTGGAGCAGCTCCATGATGAAATAGGGCCGCCCGTCGGGGAGCCGCCCCCAATCGAGGACGCGCGCGACGTTGGGGTGCCGAATGCGCTCGACAATCTCGATCTCGCGGGCGAACCGCGCGACGCAGACGCGGTCGGACGCGAGCTCCGCGTGCAGG includes:
- the hisB gene encoding imidazoleglycerol-phosphate dehydratase HisB, which encodes MARFSRVERKTHETDIAVEIELDGQGRSRIATPLPFLSHMVDQLARHGLFDLTVEAKGDVEIDGHHTTEDLGIVLGTAVARALGDKAGIARYGEATLPMDEALVTCALDLSGRSYFVFRVPLPKAKIGTFDVELVPVFFEAFARSAGCNLHLRMHEGENLHHIVEISFKAFAKALMRATRIDPRVAGIPSTKGSL
- the hisH gene encoding imidazole glycerol phosphate synthase subunit HisH produces the protein MQRVVIVDLGMGNLRSVERAIVQAAENTGSACEVRRSGEAEDIAGADKVVMPGQGAFRDCAARLSGPVGEALRESIGRGKPYLGICLGLQALFERSEEAPGAAGLGVFRGEVRRLDAGAGTDAVKIPHMGWNRLERSREARGALEAWGEEPPYVYFVHSYHAAPEDPSLVVFTATHGPNRVTAAIQRDNVTATQFHPEKSGAVGLALLGAFVRE
- a CDS encoding serine/threonine-protein kinase; the encoded protein is MAETQAAPVSALLPLPCGSRVGDYIIEAVIGYGGYGLVHRAIHAQLGTAAAIKVLHAELASDRVCVARFAREIEIVERIRHPNVARVLDWGRLPDGRPYFIMELLQGESLDRLLFRRGRLTPEEVLSILEPIASALDAIHAESIVHRDVKPSNVFLCEEAGARRVVLLDFGVAKPLGAEGPAMTASTQTVGTMLWMAPEQLLAQPIDARTDVYALGILAYGMLTGRPPFDGEVGAISQKLDPRAAIRPSARARVPEALDEPVMRALAALPSDRPPSAGAFVAELSAALESARNEGPPAAWVEERAAVAAHAEVFVDDASCEEPDEELLVDLESVLPFLSAELSAAGLSVVMEAGNSLLMVAEVPDEPEQGRLIRRKVIEAAASAYGRLLLRDRRDGRVGIRISLHAGAVPGSTSSTATGGGLLEPGGWVPEAHVEGVLASEQMLEGVTAMTQTVPGVAGFFQVDG